A genomic region of Glycine max cultivar Williams 82 chromosome 15, Glycine_max_v4.0, whole genome shotgun sequence contains the following coding sequences:
- the LOC100785695 gene encoding GTPase-activating protein GYP1 isoform X2, which yields MKNDHNNNNNNSAEHSKDTTVGILDSRFNQTLRNVQGLLKGRNIPGKILLSQRVESPDYTSLSSPTYIRSSSYSETGTSDQTSETEEVHSTSKPFGIPNDNKLKISASNVESSSEEVRKSSMGARATDSARVMKFTKVLSETMVKLEKLREFSWSGVPDYMRPTVWRLLLGYAPPNSDRREGVLKRKRLEYLDCVSQYYDIPDTERSDDEINMLRQIAVDCPRTVPEVSFFQQQQVQKSLERILYTWAIRHPASGYVQGINDLVTPFLVVFLSEYLEGGIDNWSMSDLSSDEISNIEADCYWCLSKLLDGMQDHYTFAQPGIQRLVFKLKELVRRIDDPASNHMEEQGLEFLQFAFRWFNCLLIREIPFHLVTRLWDTYLAEGDALPDFLVYISASFLLTWSDKLQKLDFQEMVMFLQHLPTKNWTQQELEMVLSRAFMWHSMFNNSPSHLAN from the exons ATGAAGAAcgaccacaacaacaacaacaacaacagcgcCGAGCATAGCAAAGACACTACCGTTGGAATCCTAGATTCCCGATTCAACCAGACCCTCAGAAATGTTCAAGG GTTACTCAAGGGTCGTAACATTCCTGGTAAAATATTATTGAGCCAGAGGGTTGAATCTCCCGATTACACAAGCTTATCCTCACCGACTTATATAAGGAGCTCCTCATACAGTGAAACTGGCACAAGTGACCAGACATCTGAGACG GAGGAAGTTCACAGTACAAGTAAACCATTTGGTATTCCCAATGacaataagttaaaaatatcaGCATCCAATGTAGAGAGCTCATCCGAAGAAGTCCGGAAATCTTCCATGGGTGCAAGAGCTACAGATTCTGCAAGAGTTATGAAGTTCACTAAGGTGCTTTCAGAGACAATGGTTAAATTAG AGAAATTGCGTGAATTTTCTTGGAGTGGTGTTCCAGATTATATGCGTCCTACAGTGTGGAGACTTCTCTTG GGATATGCACCACCTAATTCAGATAGAAGGGAGGGAGTTTtgaaaaggaagcgccttgagTATCTTGACTGTGTTTCTCAGTATTATGATATTCCTGATACAGAACGCTCGGATGATGAGATCAATATGCTTCGCCAG ATTGCTGTTGATTGTCCAAGAACTGTACCTGAAGTTTCATTCTTTCAACAACAGCAAGTTCAGAAATCATTGGAGCGTATTCTGTACACATG GGCCATTCGGCATCCTGCAAGTGGATATGTTCAGGGGATAAATGATCTTGTTACgccatttttagttgttttcctATCAGAATACTTGGAAGGGGGCATAGATAATTGGTCAATGTCTGATTTATCTTCAGATGAAATCTCTAATATAGAGGCCGACTGCTATTGGTGCTTGTCAAAGTTGCTTGATGGTATGCAAGACCATTATACGTTTGCCCAACCAGGAATTCAAAGGCTTGTTTTTAAGTTGAAGGAATTGGTCAGGAGGATTGATG ATCCTGCTTCAAACCATATGGAGGAGCAAGGATTGGAATTTCTTCAATTTGCTTTCCGCTGGTTCAACTGTCTTCTAATCCGCGAG ATACCCTTCCATCTTGTCACACGTCTTTGGGACACATATCTAGCTGAAGGAGATGCCTTACCAGATTTCCTTGTGTATATATCTGCCAGTTTTCTTCTAACG TGGTCTGACAAGCTCCAGAAGCTTGATTTCCAAGAGATGGTAATGTTCCTTCAGCACCTTCCAACTAAGAACTGGACTCAACAGGAGCTCGAGATGGTACTTTCTCGTGCATTTATGTGGCACAGTATGTTCAACAACTCTCCGAGTCATTTAGCTAACTGA
- the LOC100788885 gene encoding peroxisomal membrane protein 13 isoform X2, with product MEPKTQPQANSPPPKPWEQAGSSSGPAPFKPPSAGNTSDVVEASGTAKPGEIVSSSDRSAAVNRNTLGRPVPSRPWEQNYGNSTYGGYGSTMNYNSGYGSGMYGSSYGGLGGGMYGSSYGGGMYGNSMYRGGYGGLHGSSGMYGGGMYNSALGGPIGGYGMGGGPYGDQDPNDPFGAPPSPPGFWISVLRVMQGVVNFFGRISILIDQNTQAFHLFMTALLQDHLYNI from the exons CGAATAGTCCTCCACCAAAACCTTGGGAACAAGCGGGTTCCTCTTCTGGTCCAGCACCTTTCAAACCTCCGTCAGCTGGCAACACAAGTGATGTAGTTGAGGCTTCAGGGACTGCAAAACCTGGGGAAATTGTTTCTAGTTCTGATAGGAGTGCAGCTGTCAACAGGAATACTCTTGGGAGGCCTGTTCCCTCCAGGCCATGGGAGCAGAATTATGGAAACAGCACCTATGGAG GATATGGTTCTACAATGAATTATAATTCTGGGTATGGATCTGGAATGTATGGATCTTCTTATGGTGGACTAGGAGGTGGAATGTATGGATCTTCATATGGTGGGGGGATGTATGGTAACAGTATGTACAGGGGAGGATATGGTGGCCTGCATGGGTCATCCGGGATGTACGGAGGTGGAATGTATAACAGTGCCTTAGGGGGTCCAATTGGTGGTTATGGCATGGGTGGTGGTCCTTATGGAGATCAAGATCCGAACGATCCGTTCGGTGCCCCTCCTTCTCCTCCTGGATTTTGGATTTCCGTCCTACGTGTG ATGCAAGGTGTGGTTAACTTTTTTGGTCGAATATCAATACTCATAGACCAGAACACACAGGCTTTCCATTTGTTCATGACTGCACTTCTCCAG GATCACTTATACAATATTTGA
- the LOC100785695 gene encoding GTPase-activating protein GYP1 isoform X1 — protein sequence MKNDHNNNNNNSAEHSKDTTVGILDSRFNQTLRNVQGLLKGRNIPGKILLSQRVESPDYTSLSSPTYIRSSSYSETGTSDQTSETVEEEVHSTSKPFGIPNDNKLKISASNVESSSEEVRKSSMGARATDSARVMKFTKVLSETMVKLEKLREFSWSGVPDYMRPTVWRLLLGYAPPNSDRREGVLKRKRLEYLDCVSQYYDIPDTERSDDEINMLRQIAVDCPRTVPEVSFFQQQQVQKSLERILYTWAIRHPASGYVQGINDLVTPFLVVFLSEYLEGGIDNWSMSDLSSDEISNIEADCYWCLSKLLDGMQDHYTFAQPGIQRLVFKLKELVRRIDDPASNHMEEQGLEFLQFAFRWFNCLLIREIPFHLVTRLWDTYLAEGDALPDFLVYISASFLLTWSDKLQKLDFQEMVMFLQHLPTKNWTQQELEMVLSRAFMWHSMFNNSPSHLAN from the exons ATGAAGAAcgaccacaacaacaacaacaacaacagcgcCGAGCATAGCAAAGACACTACCGTTGGAATCCTAGATTCCCGATTCAACCAGACCCTCAGAAATGTTCAAGG GTTACTCAAGGGTCGTAACATTCCTGGTAAAATATTATTGAGCCAGAGGGTTGAATCTCCCGATTACACAAGCTTATCCTCACCGACTTATATAAGGAGCTCCTCATACAGTGAAACTGGCACAAGTGACCAGACATCTGAGACGGTAGAG GAGGAAGTTCACAGTACAAGTAAACCATTTGGTATTCCCAATGacaataagttaaaaatatcaGCATCCAATGTAGAGAGCTCATCCGAAGAAGTCCGGAAATCTTCCATGGGTGCAAGAGCTACAGATTCTGCAAGAGTTATGAAGTTCACTAAGGTGCTTTCAGAGACAATGGTTAAATTAG AGAAATTGCGTGAATTTTCTTGGAGTGGTGTTCCAGATTATATGCGTCCTACAGTGTGGAGACTTCTCTTG GGATATGCACCACCTAATTCAGATAGAAGGGAGGGAGTTTtgaaaaggaagcgccttgagTATCTTGACTGTGTTTCTCAGTATTATGATATTCCTGATACAGAACGCTCGGATGATGAGATCAATATGCTTCGCCAG ATTGCTGTTGATTGTCCAAGAACTGTACCTGAAGTTTCATTCTTTCAACAACAGCAAGTTCAGAAATCATTGGAGCGTATTCTGTACACATG GGCCATTCGGCATCCTGCAAGTGGATATGTTCAGGGGATAAATGATCTTGTTACgccatttttagttgttttcctATCAGAATACTTGGAAGGGGGCATAGATAATTGGTCAATGTCTGATTTATCTTCAGATGAAATCTCTAATATAGAGGCCGACTGCTATTGGTGCTTGTCAAAGTTGCTTGATGGTATGCAAGACCATTATACGTTTGCCCAACCAGGAATTCAAAGGCTTGTTTTTAAGTTGAAGGAATTGGTCAGGAGGATTGATG ATCCTGCTTCAAACCATATGGAGGAGCAAGGATTGGAATTTCTTCAATTTGCTTTCCGCTGGTTCAACTGTCTTCTAATCCGCGAG ATACCCTTCCATCTTGTCACACGTCTTTGGGACACATATCTAGCTGAAGGAGATGCCTTACCAGATTTCCTTGTGTATATATCTGCCAGTTTTCTTCTAACG TGGTCTGACAAGCTCCAGAAGCTTGATTTCCAAGAGATGGTAATGTTCCTTCAGCACCTTCCAACTAAGAACTGGACTCAACAGGAGCTCGAGATGGTACTTTCTCGTGCATTTATGTGGCACAGTATGTTCAACAACTCTCCGAGTCATTTAGCTAACTGA
- the LOC100788885 gene encoding peroxisomal membrane protein 13 isoform X1 yields the protein MEPKTQPQANSPPPKPWEQAGSSSGPAPFKPPSAGNTSDVVEASGTAKPGEIVSSSDRSAAVNRNTLGRPVPSRPWEQNYGNSTYGGYGSTMNYNSGYGSGMYGSSYGGLGGGMYGSSYGGGMYGNSMYRGGYGGLHGSSGMYGGGMYNSALGGPIGGYGMGGGPYGDQDPNDPFGAPPSPPGFWISVLRVMQGVVNFFGRISILIDQNTQAFHLFMTALLQLFDRSGMLYGELARFVLRLLGIRTKSKKVYPPGPNGQPLLGPGPHNPSGNVNYIEAPKAAPSGSWDNVWGNDANQ from the exons CGAATAGTCCTCCACCAAAACCTTGGGAACAAGCGGGTTCCTCTTCTGGTCCAGCACCTTTCAAACCTCCGTCAGCTGGCAACACAAGTGATGTAGTTGAGGCTTCAGGGACTGCAAAACCTGGGGAAATTGTTTCTAGTTCTGATAGGAGTGCAGCTGTCAACAGGAATACTCTTGGGAGGCCTGTTCCCTCCAGGCCATGGGAGCAGAATTATGGAAACAGCACCTATGGAG GATATGGTTCTACAATGAATTATAATTCTGGGTATGGATCTGGAATGTATGGATCTTCTTATGGTGGACTAGGAGGTGGAATGTATGGATCTTCATATGGTGGGGGGATGTATGGTAACAGTATGTACAGGGGAGGATATGGTGGCCTGCATGGGTCATCCGGGATGTACGGAGGTGGAATGTATAACAGTGCCTTAGGGGGTCCAATTGGTGGTTATGGCATGGGTGGTGGTCCTTATGGAGATCAAGATCCGAACGATCCGTTCGGTGCCCCTCCTTCTCCTCCTGGATTTTGGATTTCCGTCCTACGTGTG ATGCAAGGTGTGGTTAACTTTTTTGGTCGAATATCAATACTCATAGACCAGAACACACAGGCTTTCCATTTGTTCATGACTGCACTTCTCCAG CTGTTTGACCGCTCTGGAATGTTGTATGGAGAGCTAGCTAGATTTGTGTTGCGGTTGCTTGGGATTAGAACGAAGTCCAAGAAGGTTTACCCGCCAGGTCCAAATGGACAGCCGCTGCTTGGACCTGGACCACACAATCCTTCCGGAAATGTAAACTACATTGAGGCACCAAAGGCTGCTCCAAGTGGTTCTTGGGACAACGTTTGGGGAAATGACGCCAATCAATGA